A window of the Cystobacter fuscus genome harbors these coding sequences:
- a CDS encoding metallophosphoesterase translates to MTHPEPANAPKPSPPKTSEEASSDRILYVPSGHKLMPWKRADMVRWLHPQHLIRSGMDALVASIFGVRADHRLIEAVVRPQAPYFDYSDEAAGEDFWLDYVSDTGDGWDSTYAVARLLAKPSLELKDPNGETHALERGRILVFGGDQVYPGASRDTYEQRLVQPYREAMSRSPEPSPHLFAIPGNHDWYDGLSAFMRLFCADRWFAGRRTRQSRSYFALKLPRGWWLIGTDVQLNSDIDVPQLEYFRQTATYMQPGDRIILCNAEPAWIHAATTPRPRGYMENNLEYLQEKVFGRRISLFLAGDLHHYKRHEDAEGRQKITAGGGGAFMHPTHAPQALRLRCGCEQKKCFPDEKTSRELTRQNLMLIRHSPFFGLLTGTLYLLLALSAYTELGNQGLLNIHEALRQLAASLVNRPMSLVVGAATLGGLVGFADPALGRWRVPMGLMHGLGHIVCAFLVAWGAMFFTVNTLGICAEPPPPQLASFIIPGANACAGGWTHMWAKFLLGTFLTFAGGFLVGPFVMGLYLTVSLNGFGAHSNEAFISLAIPDWKNFLRLRIDPEGQLTVFPVGLERVPRKWKATYADRSSPAYEPDDPRATDPLLIEPPVRVMPREQAP, encoded by the coding sequence GTGACACACCCCGAGCCCGCCAACGCGCCGAAGCCCTCTCCCCCGAAGACGAGCGAGGAGGCCTCGAGCGATCGCATCCTCTATGTGCCCTCGGGCCACAAGCTCATGCCCTGGAAGCGCGCGGACATGGTGCGCTGGCTCCACCCGCAGCACCTCATCCGCTCGGGCATGGACGCGCTCGTGGCCAGCATCTTCGGCGTGCGCGCGGACCACCGGCTCATCGAGGCCGTGGTGCGTCCGCAGGCCCCCTACTTCGACTACTCGGACGAGGCGGCGGGCGAGGACTTCTGGCTCGACTACGTGTCGGACACCGGGGACGGGTGGGACTCCACCTACGCCGTGGCGCGGCTGCTGGCCAAACCCTCGCTGGAGCTGAAGGACCCGAACGGAGAGACGCACGCGCTGGAGCGCGGACGCATCCTCGTGTTCGGTGGAGACCAGGTGTATCCGGGCGCGAGCCGCGACACGTACGAGCAGCGCCTGGTGCAGCCCTACCGCGAGGCCATGTCGCGCTCGCCCGAGCCCAGCCCCCACCTGTTCGCCATCCCCGGCAACCACGACTGGTACGACGGCCTGTCCGCCTTCATGCGGCTGTTCTGCGCGGACCGCTGGTTCGCCGGGCGCCGCACGCGCCAGAGCCGCAGCTACTTCGCCCTCAAGCTGCCGCGCGGCTGGTGGCTCATCGGCACCGACGTCCAGCTCAACAGCGACATCGACGTGCCCCAGCTCGAGTACTTCCGCCAGACGGCCACGTACATGCAGCCGGGGGACCGCATCATCCTGTGCAACGCGGAGCCGGCGTGGATCCACGCGGCCACCACGCCCCGGCCCCGGGGCTACATGGAGAACAACCTGGAGTACCTCCAGGAGAAGGTGTTCGGCCGGCGCATCAGCCTCTTTCTCGCCGGGGACCTGCACCACTACAAGCGGCACGAGGACGCCGAGGGCCGGCAGAAGATCACCGCGGGCGGTGGCGGGGCCTTCATGCACCCCACCCACGCCCCCCAGGCGCTGCGGCTGCGCTGCGGGTGCGAGCAGAAGAAGTGCTTTCCCGACGAGAAGACCTCGCGGGAGCTCACGCGCCAGAACCTGATGCTCATCCGCCACAGTCCCTTCTTCGGACTGCTCACGGGCACGCTCTATCTGCTCCTCGCGCTGTCGGCGTACACGGAGCTGGGCAACCAGGGGCTGTTGAACATCCACGAGGCCCTGCGGCAGTTGGCCGCCTCCCTGGTGAACCGGCCCATGTCGCTGGTGGTGGGCGCGGCCACGCTCGGGGGGCTGGTGGGGTTCGCGGATCCCGCCCTCGGGCGCTGGCGCGTGCCCATGGGGTTGATGCATGGCCTCGGACACATCGTCTGTGCGTTCCTCGTGGCCTGGGGCGCGATGTTCTTCACCGTCAACACGCTGGGCATCTGCGCCGAACCACCGCCCCCACAGCTCGCGTCCTTCATCATCCCCGGCGCCAACGCGTGCGCCGGCGGGTGGACGCACATGTGGGCCAAGTTCCTGCTGGGCACCTTCCTGACCTTCGCGGGCGGCTTCCTCGTGGGCCCCTTCGTCATGGGCCTCTACCTCACGGTGAGCCTCAACGGCTTCGGCGCCCATTCCAACGAGGCCTTCATCTCCCTGGCCATCCCCGACTGGAAGAACTTCCTGCGGCTGCGCATCGACCCGGAGGGGCAGCTCACCGTGTTCCCCGTGGGCCTGGAGCGCGTGCCCCGCAAGTGGAAGGCGACCTACGCCGATCGCTCCTCTCCCGCCTACGAGCCGGACGACCCCCGGGCCACCGACCCCCTCCTCATCGAGCCGCCCGTGCGCGTGATGCCCCGGGAGCAGGCACCCTAG
- a CDS encoding acyl-CoA thioesterase: MNDFSVTVRFPIQWSDMDAFGHVNNARYFTWFEAARIAYMIRVGLVSPEMRKPEGEGVGPIVAATNAEYLRPVVYPAELVVGARVTRIGTTSFTMEFAVEDANSGVRYARGGAVMVTLRYADHQKVAVPDAVRAAIELVETRVFE; encoded by the coding sequence ATGAATGACTTCTCCGTCACCGTGCGCTTTCCCATCCAGTGGTCCGACATGGACGCCTTTGGCCACGTGAACAACGCGCGCTACTTCACCTGGTTCGAGGCGGCGCGCATCGCCTACATGATCCGTGTCGGGCTGGTGAGCCCCGAGATGCGCAAGCCCGAGGGAGAGGGCGTGGGTCCCATCGTCGCCGCGACGAACGCGGAGTACCTGCGCCCGGTCGTCTACCCGGCGGAGCTGGTGGTGGGCGCGCGCGTCACGCGCATCGGCACGACGAGCTTCACCATGGAGTTCGCGGTGGAGGACGCGAACAGTGGGGTGCGCTACGCGCGCGGCGGCGCGGTGATGGTGACCCTGCGCTACGCCGACCACCAGAAGGTGGCCGTGCCCGACGCGGTGCGCGCCGCGATCGAGCTCGTCGAGACCCGTGTCTTCGAGTGA
- a CDS encoding DUF962 domain-containing protein, with product MNERIPTYAEFWPYYLREHALASTRWLHFLGTSVAVCLAGTAAVTGRVGLLPAALVAGYGFAWVSHFTLEKNRPATFTYPLWSLVSDFRMAGLMLVGRLDKHLARAGVRDEDDQSGGHLQPIPLPVRSNHRRHGR from the coding sequence ATGAACGAGCGAATCCCAACCTACGCTGAGTTCTGGCCTTACTACCTGCGCGAGCACGCCCTGGCGAGCACCCGGTGGTTGCACTTCCTGGGCACTTCCGTCGCGGTCTGCCTGGCGGGCACCGCCGCGGTGACGGGCCGGGTGGGGCTGCTGCCGGCCGCGCTGGTGGCGGGTTACGGTTTCGCCTGGGTGAGCCACTTCACCCTCGAGAAGAACCGTCCGGCGACCTTCACCTATCCGCTGTGGTCGCTCGTCTCGGACTTCCGCATGGCGGGCCTGATGCTCGTGGGCCGGTTGGACAAGCACCTGGCGCGCGCGGGCGTGCGTGACGAGGATGATCAATCCGGCGGTCACTTACAGCCCATCCCCCTGCCCGTGCGCAGCAACCACCGCCGGCACGGGCGCTGA